One Nicotiana sylvestris chromosome 12, ASM39365v2, whole genome shotgun sequence genomic window carries:
- the LOC138883076 gene encoding uncharacterized protein, with amino-acid sequence MGGVQSSGRPNRFYAMSGHQTTQASPDVVIGILTVQSHEVYALIDPGSTLSYVTPFVAMEFGIEPDKLHEPFSVSTLVRESITVARVYRGCVVMVRGRNTMANLIELGMVDFDLIMGMDWLYSCFAKLNCRTRTMRLEFPKEPDIEWKGDNVVPKDELPRIPPYREIDFGIDMIPGTQPISIPPYRMASAELKELKE; translated from the exons ATGGGTGGTGTGCAGAGTTCAGGACGACCCAATCGGTTTTATGCTATGAGTGGTCACCAAACCACAcaggcttctccagatgttgttataggtattctaactgtccaatctcatgaagtgtatgcacttattgaccctggttccaccttgtcctatgttacaccttttgttgctatggaatttgggatagaaccggATAAGCTTCATGAGCCATTTTCGGTGTCTACTCTGGTTCGTGAGTCAATTACGGTTGCTCGAGTTTATAGAGGTTGTGTTGTTATGGTGCGAGGTAGAAATACCATGGCCAATCTTATTGAATTAGGGATGGTCGATTTTGAtttaataatgggaatggattggctttattcatgctttgccaAACTTAATTGTCGTACTAGAACcatgaggcttgaatttcctaagGAGCCCGATATTGAATGGAAGGGAGACAATGTAGTGCCTAAAG ATGAACTCCCTAGGATCCCACCATACAGGGAGATCGATTTTGGAATCGATATGATTCCAGGCACAcaacctatatcaattccaccttataGAATGGCATCGGCtgaattgaaagagctaaaggaataa